The region TTAAAAGGAGATATGAGTCTTGTAGGACCTAGACCTGTTATAAAAGACGAAATCGATAAATATTACAAGGAATATGCTGAATATTATTACATGGTAAGACCTGGAATAACAGGTTTATGGCAAGTAAGTGGAAGAAGTAACACAAATTATGACTTTAGAGTAAAACTTGACACATGGTATGTTCTTAACTGGTCTTTATGGCTTGATATCGTTATACTATTTAAAACGATAAAAGTTGTTCTAAAAAGAGAAGGAGCATATTGAATAAAAAACTTCTTTTTTTAATACTGCTCTACATCACAGTGATATATTTAACCCTTCCTGTAGGCAGGTATGCTGTTAATTTTCTTTACAGCTCTGTAGGTAAGGAAAATCTTAGCATCATAATGAATGCTCTCTTATTGATATCTGTTACTGGAATTGTTTATGTATTTAAAAACAGATTAAAAAAACTCCTGATTTTATTTCCTGTTATAGTTTTAATAGGTTTTCTTTTCATAACATTAGACAGACCTGAAGAGAGGATACATTTTTTACAGTATGCTATTTTGGGTGTTATGTTTTTTAAGTTTTTTGAGTTTACAGACTCTGTAAAAAGAGCTTTTTTATCCCTTTTTTCAGTTGTCGTGGTTGGAGCTGTTGATGAAACGATACAGTATTTCTTACCGAATAGAGTTGGTGATCTGAAAGATGTTATGATCAACTCAATAAGCGGAGTTTTAGGGGTATGTATAGGAAGATTATACTGGTTTTCTTGATTTTTATAGGTGTTATTTATGGAAAAGATTTAGATATCTTTTTTATAGACGTTGGGGAAGGTGAAGCTACGTTAATAGTAACACCGGATAACAGGAATATACTGATAGATACAGGGAATCTAATAACAGGTCATACTGTTGTAAAATTTTTAAGCTCAAAAAATATAAACACTTTAGATAGATTGATAATAACCCATCCACATCCAGATCACTCAGGGGGAGTTTTTGCGGTTATCCAGAATGTAAATGTAATCCAGAAACATGATAACGGTCAGTCTTTGAACACAAACGACTGTAAGGATTTTTATATATGGTATGCTCAGATTTTCAGAACTGGTAAATACTCTGTGTTAAAAAAAGGAGACAGAATTATTTACGGTAAAGTAACACTGGAAGTACTGTCTCCTGAACAGTTAACCAATGACTGGAATGAAAACTCCTTAGTAATAATGCTAATATACGGGAAGGTTAGAATATTACTGATGGCAGATGCAAATAAAAAAACAGAAAAATTCTTGATAAAAAAATACAGAAAACTTAAAGCTGATTTACTGAAAGTGGGTCATCATGGTGCAGATGATGTTTTACTTGAAGAATTTTTAAACAGAGTCAATCCAGAATATGCTGTAATATCAATTAATAAGAACAATATCAGGGGCTATCCATCTGAAAGAGTTATAAATATGCTCGTAAATAAAGGGGTTAAGTTATACATCACATTTAGAGATGGAACAGTTCATTTCAGATCTGATGGAGAGAAGTTATGGCCGGAAAGATAAATCTAAAGGAAATATATATTTATCTGCTGATTATTTCAGCCTTTGTATCTATATCTATATTTGAAGTTTTTGTGGTAATAGGAATACTTTGGCTTTTTTATGATTTTTTCAGAGAGAGAAAATTAAGCGGTGGCTTGAAAATACCTGTTTTGACATTCAGTTTTACAACTGTCATATCAACAGCACTCTTTTTTCCAAAAATGATCTCAAAGGCTGTAGAGGAAGGTCTCTTCCAGATTTTATATTTTTTGAAGATAGACAGTAATAGGGAAAGTATAAAAAGGGTTATCTTCACTTTTTTAACCATTGCCGTATTACTTATACCACTGGTTATTTATAACTACATTACATTGGGAAGAACAAAGCCCATATGGGGTGGTGAGTTTGAGGTTGGTCAGTTTTATGGGATGTTTACTCTAATCTCATTTTTTGTTGGGCTTTATTATTTTAAAGAAAAGAATAAAAAAGTATCTTCAGTTTTATTTATTCTATCTGTAATATTTTTTGCTGTCTTGATTATCTCTACAAAAAGATCCCCTATACTTGGATTTCTTTTGATCTCTTATCTTACTTTTTTTGTAATGTATAAAAATAGACTGGTAAACAAGATCGCCTTCTGGGGACTGAATTTGTTTCTTTCTATAGCCATAGTATCAGGATATGCTTATCTGTCAAAAACGGACGAGAGATTTAAAGTTCTGAACAGTATAATACTTGGAAAGGAAAAAATATCTTATGAAACATTAAACAGATTTAGTAGCGGTAGAATTGGGATAGGATTAGATGGAATAAACATTATAAAAAATGATCTAAAAGAAGGAAGTTTTTTAAATCTGCTTATAGGCCATGGTGTCAGATCAGCAATTTATCTTCCCAAACACTACAGCCACGCTAAACTCCAAAGATACGAATCAGTTTTTATAATATCTGAATTCATAGAAAAAGGAGTTATAGGGCTTATTGCCATACTGGCTATATTTTATTTAGCTTTTAAAACATTCCTGACAGCCAGAATAACAGACAGTTTTGATATTCTGGCTCTTGGTCTATTTGTACCGCTATTAATACATCTGATCGGCTCCATATTTACATTCTTCTGGGATGCTCTGCTTCCAATGTATCTGCTTCTGTTTAAGATAGGTGAGGTTTATTTCAGGAGTAAATCAGAAACCTGAGTTTTTTGATGCAGGATCACAGATCTTAAAGGTCTATACCTTCTTTTTTTAAAAGATCCTCAAGGTTAAGATCTATATCATCTATTACATTAATGGTATCATTCCAGTCCGTTATGAACCATCTTTTATTCTTCTCTGCAACCATAACCTTTTTATCATCTGTTGTGTACCAGATAACCTTTTTCACACCTGCGTTTAAAAGATCTTGAATCTTTTCTTTCATGTATGAAAGCATATCTCCATATTTTCTCAGATCTGCCTTTGTATCAACCTCTATCACAACCTCTGGAGGAGTTTTTGTGTATTTATCTGTCAGTCCTTCTTTGAGAAGTTTTTTCTTATTGAAAATAGCTATATCTAAATTTCTCCATGTTCTTGGTGCCCACTGGAAGCCTGCCTCGTTTGCGAAAACTTTATATTTCTTACCATCCAAAACTTTCACTAAAAACTCTAAAATTGTTGATATTATCCATGCCTGAATTTTACTGCTTCCCATAACTTCCTCCAGAGTTTTCTCCCCCGATAAAACCTTATCATAATCCCTGTAGTAGATCGGTGAGCCGTATCTCATCTCGTATATAAGCTCTTTTGGAACTCTCTTTCTCTTTTTTGTTTTTTTATCTTCTAAAACTTTTGTCATTTCCAGTCCTCGCATTATAAGATTTCTATTAAATTTAAAATAAACTGACATGCTTTTCAAACCTTATTGATTTTTCAGTTTAATTCTAATAAATTTGAACTGAACACTTTTTAAACAACTTAAAAAAATGCTAACGATAAAAAAATATTCAAAAGAAGACTATATGAACATGATCGCCAGAGCAATACAGGATGTAGTTGGAGACAGATGCCTTATTATATTTTTTGGGTCAATTCTTACAGATAAATTTGGTAGAACATCAGACATTGATGTGGCATTGTATTGCAAGGATGAGTTATCCAGCAAGGAGTATTTAAAAATTTTAGAACAGATAGAAAATTTACCTATTTTGAGAGAGGTTGATCTTGTAGATATAAAGAGGATAAACAATGTAGAATTAATAGAAAATATCTTAAAGGGAAAGGTATGGAAAGATATACCAGAGCTTTTGAAAGATTTGAAAAAGCATACAGAAAATTTAAAGAGATCATAGAAAATCCGTTATTTCCTGAAATTTTCAAGGAAGAGTTTGTTGTAGAGATCACAACTAAAAGATTTGAATACACTTATGAATCCATGTGGAAAACAGTCAAAGAGTTTTTAAGATTAAGAGGCATTGAGTGTAACTCTCCAAAATCATGTTTTAGAGAACTTTTAAAAGAAGGCATTATATCCGAGGAGTTTGAAGGTATCTTATCTGATATTATTGTTTTACGTAACACTCTGGTTCATGTTTACGATGAAAAACAGGCAAAAGATATTTATCAGAAATTAAGAACAAAGGAAATACTAAAAACTTTTGAAGCTTTGATAAGATCTTTGGAGAAAGAGAAACCTTAAATTTATTGATTTCACTTGAATTATTCCATAAATTTGAAATAGATAAACACCGAGGTTTTTATTATGGGAATTGCAGAAAAATTTTTACCAAAATATACAGTTGAAGATTATCAGAAATGGGAAGGAGACTGGGAACTTATAAAGGGTATCCCCTATGCTATGGCTCCTTCACCTCTTGGTATTCACCAGAAAATCATAATGGAATTAGGCCGGCAGATCGCTAACCAGTTAGATAGCTGTACAAAAAAATGCTATGTATACCCTGAGCTTGACTGGATAATTGACGAAAATACAGTTTTAAGACCTGATCTTATCGTTATATGTAAAGAGATCAGGGAATATCTCAAGGAAACACCTGAGGTTGTAGTGGAGGTTGTATCAAAATCAACAGCTCAGAAAGACGAGTATCTTAAGTTCAGCATATATGAAAAAGAAAAAGTGCCTTTTTATATCCTTGTATATCCAGACATTAAGAAAGTAAGAGTCTTTCAGCTTGTTGATAGAGAATACGATAAATATTTTGATGGAGAGGACGGGATACTGGAGATACATCTTAAAAACGGATGTAGTTTCAAAATTGATGTTGGAAAGCTGTTTTAAAACTGTTATTCAGTAGTATAAAATCTTGACAAGAGCTGTTTTCGGATATAAACTATTTAATCCAGAATATGTGTGGCCAGGTAGCTCAGTTGGTAGAGCACGCGGCTGAAAACCGCGGTGTCGGCGGTTCGATTCCGCCCTTGGCCACCATTATAAAATCTTTCCTATCACAGATCTCTCCTTCAGATCCTCATATATATCTCTTAGGCTCTTATTAAAAATAGGATGTACAAAATCAGGATCTATATCTATCAGAGGCTTTAGAACAAAATCCCTCTCATGTAGTCTTGGATGGGGGATTGTAAGCTCTCTTTTTTCAATAATCTCATCCCCGTAAAAAAGTATATCTATATCTATCTCCCTTGGACCCCATCTGAATCTTTCTATTCTGCCTACCTTTTTCTCAATCTCCTTCAAAAATAAAAAAAGCTCTTCAGGTGGAAGATCTGTAAAACCTGAGATAGCTGTGTTGTAAAAATCAGGCTGATCCTCAAAGCCTACAGCTTTTGATATGTATATACCTCCTATCTTTTCAATCTTAACCTTCTCACCGATCATACGGACAGCTTTCAGTATATTCCCCTTTCTGTCTCCAATATTGCTTCCAAGCCCTAAGAATATCCTTTTAATCCTCATAATGTTAAAATTTTATCTATGGTTTATATGATTATTTTAACAGTTCTGCTTACTAATATTTTCAGCAGTTTCGCAGTAACCATTGATGATCTTATTGAGGATGCCTATAAGGAAGTAAGGAAGGAGAAGTCTGAGGACAGCTTTAACCTTGCACTTAAAGCATTCAATGAGGGTATATTCTCAGTTGCTGTAAAAGAGGGAAAAAAATATCTGAAGCTCCACAGAAAAAAGGATATAAAAAGGGATATCATCATTGAGATGATAGCTGTATCTTACTACAGAATGTACAGGAGAAAAGAGCTTTTTGACCATCTTATCTGGGCTGACAGACAGAATATATCAAGGGATATAAAGCTTAAGATCTTCCAGCTTGCAAACAATCTTTTTGTGGAGAAGAAGGACAGAAGAAGGCTGAAAATCATAAAAAAAAGATTCTCAAATCTTTTTAGATCTTCCCCTCCATTTTTTATACATGACGAGAGATTTAAAAGATTCAAACCAAACATAAATATATTCAAGCTGAAATATGGAAACATAATAGGTGAAAACAGCCTTTACAGGGTAAAGAAAAATACAACACTTATAGAGATAGCAAAGGAGCTTGATCTTGGGTATGATGAGATAAGGGTTGCAAACCCACATATAGATCCTTTTGATGTCCAGAAAGGTATGGTAGTTCTCATCCCAAGGAAGAGACTTTTACCCGAAAAGGAGTTTAACTTTGGTGAGATATATCTCAATCTTTCAGAAAAGAGGCTTTACTACCCTGTTATCATAGATGATGACCCTTACGTTATATCTATCCCTGTCGGGATAGGAACCGATGAGAACAGATCTCCTATAGGAGATTTCTTCATATCAGAAAAGAGAAAAAATCCGGCCTGGTATGTTCCGGACAATATTAAGGAAGAAGATCCTTCTCTTCCAGATATAGTTCCACCAGGTCCTAACAACCCACTTGGAACAAGGGCTATGAGACTTAGTAACACAACATACCTCCTCCACGGAACAAGTAAGAGATTTGGTATAGGTATGAAGGTTAGCCACGGATGTATAAGGATGTACAACGAGGATGTTGAGGCTCTTTTTGATCTTGTTGAGACAGGAACAAAAGTTCATATCTATGAAAAGAATTACAAGATATTTAAAAACAGGCATGTTTATATTGAGATCTATGAGCTTGATAGAGAAAGCAGAAAAAAACTATTAGACGAACTTTCACAGAAAGGGGTGTTACTGAACAAAAACTTTATATCGTACCTTGAGAAGGAAAGAAGGGGATACGTCATCCCCCTCTACTGATTATTTTCTAATTCCTTTCTTTAAAACCCTTTCAAGATTTACAGACTGTCTCTTGAGTTTTTCTTCAAGATCTCTTATAGCCTGCTCATTAGCAACAGCTTTATTGTAAGCATCTGTTGCCTTCTCATCAATTCTGTCAAGTCTCTCAAGCTGTGCTTTTATATCAGCATGCTCTCTCTTGATAGCCTCAATCTCTTTAGCATTGAGATCTGCCTTATCCTTGAGAGATTTTATCTGATTTTCAAGAGAGTTTAATCTATCTTCAAGAGACGATACCTTTTCCTTAACCGGTGCCAGTTGCTCATCTACATAATCTTTTGTTGCGCATCCCGTTAGAATGAGAGCAGATATCCCTATTACAGCTCCCACCTTAAAAAACCTTTTCATAACTTAAAGACCTCCTTTTTTTTATTTTTCGTTAATTAAAAAAATAAACTTAAATAATAGAGACAGTTAACTTTGAACAACCTTTCACAAATGAATATAATTAATTAAATCACTATTTACCATACGGTGTCAAATGAAAATATTAAAACATAAAGCCCAGAAAATAAAATGGTTTATTATGGATGTTGATGGTGTCCTTACAGATGGAAAGATAATATATGACAACATGGGAAATGAGCTCAAAAATTTTTCTGTCAAAGATGGTCTTGGGATAGCTCTTTTACACAGAGCAGGTATAAAAACAGCCATAATAACAGGAAGAAACTCAGACATAGTCATAAAAAGGGCTAAAGAGCTTAAGATATCAGAGATAGCACAGAATGCTGACAACAAGCTGAAGATATATAAAAGCCTTAAAGATAAGTACAGATTTAAAGATGAGGAAGCTCTGTATATAGGAGACGACTATAACGATCTTCCTGTTCTGAGGAAGGTAGGGTTCCCTGCAACAGTTCCATCAGCCCCTGATCTTGTGAAAAAGGAATGTATATACATAACAGAGAAGGATGGGGGAGATGGTGCTGTTAGAGAGCTCGCAGAGCTTATCTTAAACTTTCAGGGAAAATTAGAAAAAGCTATAAAGGATTTTTTAGGAGATGGAAGCAGATAGGGAAAAATGGAACAGAAGGTATACTGAGGAAGAGTTTCCATGGAAAGAGCCTTCCCAGATACTCAAAAAGTTCTACAGATTATCAAGAAAGGGTAAAGCCCTTGACATAGCTGCAGGACTTGGGAGAAACAGCCTTTTTCTTGCAGAAAAGGGATTTGAGGTTGATGCTGTTGAGCTTTCAGATGTTGCAGTCGAGA is a window of Persephonella marina EX-H1 DNA encoding:
- a CDS encoding VanZ family protein; the encoded protein is MNKKLLFLILLYITVIYLTLPVGRYAVNFLYSSVGKENLSIIMNALLLISVTGIVYVFKNRLKKLLILFPVIVLIGFLFITLDRPEERIHFLQYAILGVMFFKFFEFTDSVKRAFLSLFSVVVVGAVDETIQYFLPNRVGDLKDVMINSISGVLGVCIGRLYWFS
- a CDS encoding ComEC/Rec2 family competence protein; translation: MYRKIILVFLIFIGVIYGKDLDIFFIDVGEGEATLIVTPDNRNILIDTGNLITGHTVVKFLSSKNINTLDRLIITHPHPDHSGGVFAVIQNVNVIQKHDNGQSLNTNDCKDFYIWYAQIFRTGKYSVLKKGDRIIYGKVTLEVLSPEQLTNDWNENSLVIMLIYGKVRILLMADANKKTEKFLIKKYRKLKADLLKVGHHGADDVLLEEFLNRVNPEYAVISINKNNIRGYPSERVINMLVNKGVKLYITFRDGTVHFRSDGEKLWPER
- a CDS encoding O-antigen ligase family protein encodes the protein MAGKINLKEIYIYLLIISAFVSISIFEVFVVIGILWLFYDFFRERKLSGGLKIPVLTFSFTTVISTALFFPKMISKAVEEGLFQILYFLKIDSNRESIKRVIFTFLTIAVLLIPLVIYNYITLGRTKPIWGGEFEVGQFYGMFTLISFFVGLYYFKEKNKKVSSVLFILSVIFFAVLIISTKRSPILGFLLISYLTFFVMYKNRLVNKIAFWGLNLFLSIAIVSGYAYLSKTDERFKVLNSIILGKEKISYETLNRFSSGRIGIGLDGINIIKNDLKEGSFLNLLIGHGVRSAIYLPKHYSHAKLQRYESVFIISEFIEKGVIGLIAILAIFYLAFKTFLTARITDSFDILALGLFVPLLIHLIGSIFTFFWDALLPMYLLLFKIGEVYFRSKSET
- a CDS encoding Uma2 family endonuclease produces the protein MTKVLEDKKTKKRKRVPKELIYEMRYGSPIYYRDYDKVLSGEKTLEEVMGSSKIQAWIISTILEFLVKVLDGKKYKVFANEAGFQWAPRTWRNLDIAIFNKKKLLKEGLTDKYTKTPPEVVIEVDTKADLRKYGDMLSYMKEKIQDLLNAGVKKVIWYTTDDKKVMVAEKNKRWFITDWNDTINVIDDIDLNLEDLLKKEGIDL
- a CDS encoding nucleotidyltransferase domain-containing protein, giving the protein MNMIARAIQDVVGDRCLIIFFGSILTDKFGRTSDIDVALYCKDELSSKEYLKILEQIENLPILREVDLVDIKRINNVELIENILKGKVWKDIPELLKDLKKHTENLKRS
- a CDS encoding DUF86 domain-containing protein, producing MERYTRAFERFEKAYRKFKEIIENPLFPEIFKEEFVVEITTKRFEYTYESMWKTVKEFLRLRGIECNSPKSCFRELLKEGIISEEFEGILSDIIVLRNTLVHVYDEKQAKDIYQKLRTKEILKTFEALIRSLEKEKP
- a CDS encoding Uma2 family endonuclease, translating into MGIAEKFLPKYTVEDYQKWEGDWELIKGIPYAMAPSPLGIHQKIIMELGRQIANQLDSCTKKCYVYPELDWIIDENTVLRPDLIVICKEIREYLKETPEVVVEVVSKSTAQKDEYLKFSIYEKEKVPFYILVYPDIKKVRVFQLVDREYDKYFDGEDGILEIHLKNGCSFKIDVGKLF
- the folK gene encoding 2-amino-4-hydroxy-6-hydroxymethyldihydropteridine diphosphokinase codes for the protein MRIKRIFLGLGSNIGDRKGNILKAVRMIGEKVKIEKIGGIYISKAVGFEDQPDFYNTAISGFTDLPPEELFLFLKEIEKKVGRIERFRWGPREIDIDILFYGDEIIEKRELTIPHPRLHERDFVLKPLIDIDPDFVHPIFNKSLRDIYEDLKERSVIGKIL
- a CDS encoding L,D-transpeptidase family protein, whose protein sequence is MIILTVLLTNIFSSFAVTIDDLIEDAYKEVRKEKSEDSFNLALKAFNEGIFSVAVKEGKKYLKLHRKKDIKRDIIIEMIAVSYYRMYRRKELFDHLIWADRQNISRDIKLKIFQLANNLFVEKKDRRRLKIIKKRFSNLFRSSPPFFIHDERFKRFKPNINIFKLKYGNIIGENSLYRVKKNTTLIEIAKELDLGYDEIRVANPHIDPFDVQKGMVVLIPRKRLLPEKEFNFGEIYLNLSEKRLYYPVIIDDDPYVISIPVGIGTDENRSPIGDFFISEKRKNPAWYVPDNIKEEDPSLPDIVPPGPNNPLGTRAMRLSNTTYLLHGTSKRFGIGMKVSHGCIRMYNEDVEALFDLVETGTKVHIYEKNYKIFKNRHVYIEIYELDRESRKKLLDELSQKGVLLNKNFISYLEKERRGYVIPLY
- a CDS encoding DUF2730 family protein, which encodes MKRFFKVGAVIGISALILTGCATKDYVDEQLAPVKEKVSSLEDRLNSLENQIKSLKDKADLNAKEIEAIKREHADIKAQLERLDRIDEKATDAYNKAVANEQAIRDLEEKLKRQSVNLERVLKKGIRK
- a CDS encoding KdsC family phosphatase, whose product is MKILKHKAQKIKWFIMDVDGVLTDGKIIYDNMGNELKNFSVKDGLGIALLHRAGIKTAIITGRNSDIVIKRAKELKISEIAQNADNKLKIYKSLKDKYRFKDEEALYIGDDYNDLPVLRKVGFPATVPSAPDLVKKECIYITEKDGGDGAVRELAELILNFQGKLEKAIKDFLGDGSR